The region GGTTCCGCCCGCCAGGGGTTCGTGGCCATGGCGGCCTTCCTCGTCGTGACGTCGACGACCGCCACCTACCTGGCCCTGAACCACTCGGACAACACCACACCGGCCGCCTCGGCCGGCGGTCCCCGCTCCGGGGCCGGCGCCACCAAGACGACCAAAGAACCCCCGTGGGACGGCAAGACGAAGGTGCTCGGGGACGGCTCCACGTCCTACACCGGTCCGCAGAAGGGCGAGTTGAAGCCCATCCCGCTCAAGCCGGGTGAGAAGCCGCCCCAGTTCGTCGTCTTCTCCTGGGACGGCGCCCTCCAGGGCGACGACAAACTCTTCACGCACTACCAGGAGTTGGCGAAGCAGTACAACGCCCACATGACGTTCTTCCTGACCGGCATCTATCTGCTGCCCAAGGACAAGAAGACGCTCTACAAACCGCCGATGCACGCGCCGGGCGCCGCGGCGATCAGCTACGCCACCGACCAGCACATCCGCGACACGCTGGAGGAGCTCGGCAAGGCGTACAAGGAGGGCAACGAGATAGGCACCCACTTCAACGGTCACTTCTGCGAGGACAAGGGCGGCGGGGACTGGAGCGTGGAGGAGTGGGAGAGCGAGATCAACCAGTTCTTCTCGTTCGTCGAGAAGTGGAAGACCAACACCGGCTACACCGATCTGCCGGCCCTGCCGTTCGACCCCACGAAGGAGGTCAACGGCGGTCGCGCGCCCTGCCTGGAGGGCCAGAAGAACCTGCTCAAGGCCATGAAGGCGACCGCCAAGGACTACGACTGGCGCTATGACGCGAGCTCCTCGGGCAACCTCCAGATATGGCCGAACAAGAAGGAGGGCGTCTGGGACTTCCCGCTGCAGCTGCTCCCCTACGAGGGCGGCAAGTTCCAAGGTCTGTCCATGGACTTCAACTTCCTCGCCAACCAGTCCGGCGACTCGACCGAGGGCGACCCGGCCAAGTACCCCGAGTGGGAGCAGGAGACCGTCGCGTCGTACATGGACGGCTTCAACCGCGTGTACTACGGCAGTCGCGCACCGCTGTTCATCGGCAACCACTTCGAGAACTGGAACGGTGGCATCTACATGAAGTCCATCGACCAGGTCGTCAAGAACGTGTGCACGAAGAAGGGCGTTCGCTGTGTGTCCTTCCGTGAACTGGCCGACTGGCTCGACGTGCAGAAGCCCGAGACCCTGGAGCGTCTGCGCAGTCTGGATCCCGCGCAGTCCCCGGACTGGTCGACGGTGGTGAAGTAGCCGTGAACGGTGTCCTGACATGCGGTGCGTCAACTTACTCTTTTCTCAGGGGAGTTGACCTGGGCGTGCATGAAATCCCCCCGGGTTCACCACGGTTGAGGAGGACGTGTAAAGATTCCCTCCCCGGCATCTGATCGGGTGTAAGGAGAGTCCTCAGTGAGATCGAAGACGTTGAGCCGATGCTCGACCCTGACGGCGATCGCCGTCTCCGCAGTGCTGCTGCCCCTTTCCTCCGCCCACGCGGCGACCGCGCCCGTCACCGTGAACCGGGCGACGACCGACGCGTTCGGCCGGATGGCGGACGCCGTGCTCACCGACCGCACGGCGGCCCTCCTCGACAAGAGCCAGGCGGCGCCCCGTACGGCCCTCGCGTCGAAGTCGACGGGAGGCGTCGAGCTGACCGCCGCGCTGACGAAGACGGAGGACACCGCGGTGACCTCCCTGCGCGGCACCCGCTCCCGCCTCGCGGCGCTGGGTGAGGCCTACACCGCAGCCGACACCAAGGTCACCGTCGACAGGACGCGCAGGTGGGGAAAGGTGGCCACCGCCTGGGTCACCGAGACCACCGTCCTCACGTACAAGAAGATCCGCGGCGACGAACCCGACACCACGGGCTTCAACGCACACCACGTCCTGACCTTCGCCGCCCAGCCGGACGGCACCTGGAAGCTCTCGGGCCTGCGCACGACCGACAAGGGCCCCCGCCAGGTCAACGAACCCGTCACCGCCGCCCCCGCGCGCAGGACCCCGATGGCCGTTGTCGACGCCCCCCCGGCAGCGACCACGTATCCCGCGCCCGCCAACCCCAAGAAGCTCACCGGAGGCGCGTACGACTACGCGGCGATGGCGACCTACGCCGAGAAGTACTGGAAGAACTACAACGCGGCCTACCGGAAGTTCAACGGGGTCGGCGGTGACTGCACCAACTTCGTGAGCCAGAGCCTGCTGGCGGGCGGCTGGCAGCCGATCAGCACCGTGACTCCGGAGGAGTACGACACCTGGTACTACGTCGCCAACGGCCAGTCCGACTCCTGGGCGGGCGTGAACGAGTGGTCCTGGTTCACCCAGACCGCCAAGCGCACCGCGCCGCTGGCGAACGTCTACCAGATGGACGTCGGTGACGTCCTGCAGGTGGACTTCGACAAGGACGGGTCCAAGGACCACACCATGATCACGTCCTACCGCAGCTCCAGCGGCGTCCCGTACCTGACGTACCACGACGCCGACACCTACCGCCGGTCGCTGTCGAGCATCATCGCGTCGTACCCGACCTCGGCGTACTACGCGTACCGCACCTGATCACCTGATCACCTGAGGTGAACTAGGGATCCGTGGGCTCGGGCGGCTCGGCGGGCTTGCTCTCCGATGCCTTGGATTCCGCTGCCGTGGTGGTTTCCGCCGCCTTGGTTTCCGTGCCGCCCACGGCCTTGGGCGTCGGCGCGGCCCTGTGCGACTGCTGCAGGGCCGTTGCCGAGGCAGACTCCCGCAGCGCCCGGATCCGCTCCGCCCGCTCGGCCTCCTCGGGGTGGCGGGCTTTGTAGTACGGGTTGTCGTGCGGCAGGGCCGAGCCGACCCTCCCGTACATCCCGAAGAACATCAGCAGGACGCCGACCACAAAGCTGAACAGCACGTTCTGGATGTGGAAGGCGAGGAAGTTGTAGCGGCCGTCCAGCAGCGCCAGGTTCAGGAAGCCGTTGAGGATGAACAGGACGCCGAAGACCATGTTGAGCGTCGAGGCGAAGTTCCCGCCGATCACCATGCCCACGAACAGCAGCAGCCCCACGCAGATGGACAGCACGCTGAGCGAGCCGTTGGTGTTCAGCCCTATGACCGTGTTCCCGTGGGTGGTGAAGAAGCCGACCTTGTTGGTCAGGCCCAGGATGCCGAAGGCGAGCAGGAAGAGGCCCATCAGGCCCGCGCCGATCCGGTAGAACGTGTTCAGCCGGTGATCGACCGGCAGATGGTCGTCGAAGGCGATGTGTCGTCGGGTTCCGGGACGAAGTACGTGCGTGGCCATGTCCGCCTCCCTCTTCAGCTAGCGGAGGCCGTACGTACATCCCAGCATCCGCCCGGAGGCCGGGGACCGCCAACACAGCGGACCGGGATCGCCGACATCGGGGGCCGGGATCGGCGGTACCGGAGACCGGACGACGGGTATGGCGGAATCTCAGACCGGGCCGCCGCGCTCCTCGCGGATCTGGGAGACCACCCGGGCCGCCGTGGCCCGCACCGCCTCCGTCTCGGTCAGGAAGTGCCAGTAGTCGGGGTGGCGCCCCTCCAGCGCGGAGATGGCACGCTCCAGCCGGGCGACGGAGTCGTCGAGCGGGCGGGCGTGCCGCGGATCCGGGGTGTTGCGGCCCGACATGGCCAGGCGCTGGGCGTCCCGGATGGCGAAGCGGGTGCGGTCGATCTCCTGCTGGGGGTCCTTGGACACGGCGTTCAGCCGCCGCAGCCGGTCGCCGGCCGCCGACACGGCCTCATCGGTGCCGTTCAGCAGCGCGCGCACCGTGGACAGCAGCGAGGTGGCGTCCGGCCAGCGCTGCGCGTCGCGCGCGGCCTGCGCCTCCTTCAGCTTCAGCTCGGCCTGCCGTACGTTCTCGATGGCCTGCTCCGGTACGTGCTGCAGGTCCTGCCAGCACGCGGCCGCGAACCGGCGCCGCAGCTCGCTCAGCACCGGCTCCACCTGCCCGGCGCGGGTGGTCAGCGCCTGGGCGCGGGTGCGCAGCGACACCAGCCGGTGGTCGATCTCCGCGGCCCGCTCCGGCAGCAGCTCGGCCTCCGCGCGCACCGCCCCGGCCTCCCGCGAGACCCGCTCGGCGCGCTCCAGTGTCTCCGGTACGCCATGCTGTCCGGCCCCCTGGTTGAGCTTGGTCAGCTCGGGCCCGAGCGCGGCGAGCCGAGCGGCGAGATCATCGGCTCTGAGCCCTGTCTCCCGTACACCGTCGAGGGCGTTCGAAGCGGCGAGCAGGGCCTGGCGGGCGCGCTCGACGGCGGGCGCGAGCCGGGCGAGTTGCGTCTCGGCCTTACCGAGCAGCGGCCCGAGCCCCTGCGTGAACCGGTCCAGGTCCCCTTTCACCCGCCCCAGCTGGTCCTTGGCGGCGGTGAGCTCGGCGCGGGCGCGGGTGGCGACCGACGCCTCCAGCTCGTCCCGGTCGAGGTCGTGCGCGTCGACGGCCTCGATGTACTTCTGACTGGCCTCGTCGATGCGCCGGCCCAGCGCCTCGAAGTCGGAGACGGCGCGGCGGGCCGCGGGGGAGTCGTCGACGGCGGTGATGGTCTCGATCGAGATCCGCAGGTCGCGCTGGGCGGTGTCCAGTTCGTAGAACGCGGCCGCGGCGGCGTCCTTCGCGGCCTGCGCCTCGGCCCGCTGGCTCTCGGAGCGTCCGCCGAACCAGCGCCGGGTGCCGCCACCGGCGAAGGCGGCGGGCAGCACGAGGGCGGCGAGAAGCGGGAGGGTGACGAGGGTCAGCACGTCACGGCACCGATGGGGCTGACGGCGTACCGACTGCGCGCGTGGCGCAAACGGCGTGTACGGCTCTGAAGGTGTCGCCGTCACATCCCTCTCCCGTGCTGTCATCCGCCTTGCCCGGTGTCATTCTCCCACCGGTTAAGGACGAACACACGGGCCGGTTAGTTCGCGGTTCGTACTGTGATGCTTCCGTCGTTCGCGTGGGCGGACACCACATGGGAACTGGCCGGGTCCCGGGGCACGGACACCCGCACGGATCCGTCCCCGCTCTCGGCCGTCACCCGATAGGTGTCGTGGGGCAGCCCGATGGTGAGCGAACCGTCCTGGCTGCGGGCCTCGACCAGGTCGGGTACGACGCCGAGTTCGAGCTGTACGGACCCGTCCGAGGACTGGGCGCGCACGCGGCGCGATCCGATGCCGAGGGCGTGGATCGAGCCGTCGGCGGTACGCAGGTCCAGCGCGCCGGAGGAGTTCGTCACGCGGACACTCCCGTCCGACGTACGGATCCCGAGCGCCTCCTTGAACCCCTCCGCCCGTACGCTCCCGTCCCCGTCCACGACCTTCACCGCGACACCGCGCGGCACGACGATCCGGTGCCTGGCGCTGCAGTCGGCGACCACGCCGGAACACTTCATCCGCAGCGTCAGCCGGTCGTCCTTCATCGCCCAGGTCACGCGCGGATCCCCACCGACGACGACGTGTCCCTGGAACCACCGGGTGACCTCGACCTTGTCCGCCTCGGCCGACTCGGCGACCACGAGCTCCAGCGCGGAGTCGTCCGAGTCCACGGTGAGCGTACGACCGTGCAGCGCGAACGCCCGATGCTCCGGATGCCTGTCGTCCCCGGCACTCGCCCCGCAGCCCGCGGCGGTCGCGACGAGAGCGACGACGGCACCGGCGACCGCCACGGTCCGCGCAGGCGTCTGTGTC is a window of Streptomyces mirabilis DNA encoding:
- a CDS encoding DUF4097 family beta strand repeat-containing protein; this encodes MARTQTPARTVAVAGAVVALVATAAGCGASAGDDRHPEHRAFALHGRTLTVDSDDSALELVVAESAEADKVEVTRWFQGHVVVGGDPRVTWAMKDDRLTLRMKCSGVVADCSARHRIVVPRGVAVKVVDGDGSVRAEGFKEALGIRTSDGSVRVTNSSGALDLRTADGSIHALGIGSRRVRAQSSDGSVQLELGVVPDLVEARSQDGSLTIGLPHDTYRVTAESGDGSVRVSVPRDPASSHVVSAHANDGSITVRTAN
- a CDS encoding amidase domain-containing protein, which gives rise to MRSKTLSRCSTLTAIAVSAVLLPLSSAHAATAPVTVNRATTDAFGRMADAVLTDRTAALLDKSQAAPRTALASKSTGGVELTAALTKTEDTAVTSLRGTRSRLAALGEAYTAADTKVTVDRTRRWGKVATAWVTETTVLTYKKIRGDEPDTTGFNAHHVLTFAAQPDGTWKLSGLRTTDKGPRQVNEPVTAAPARRTPMAVVDAPPAATTYPAPANPKKLTGGAYDYAAMATYAEKYWKNYNAAYRKFNGVGGDCTNFVSQSLLAGGWQPISTVTPEEYDTWYYVANGQSDSWAGVNEWSWFTQTAKRTAPLANVYQMDVGDVLQVDFDKDGSKDHTMITSYRSSSGVPYLTYHDADTYRRSLSSIIASYPTSAYYAYRT
- a CDS encoding DUF4383 domain-containing protein; this encodes MATHVLRPGTRRHIAFDDHLPVDHRLNTFYRIGAGLMGLFLLAFGILGLTNKVGFFTTHGNTVIGLNTNGSLSVLSICVGLLLFVGMVIGGNFASTLNMVFGVLFILNGFLNLALLDGRYNFLAFHIQNVLFSFVVGVLLMFFGMYGRVGSALPHDNPYYKARHPEEAERAERIRALRESASATALQQSHRAAPTPKAVGGTETKAAETTTAAESKASESKPAEPPEPTDP